In Zingiber officinale cultivar Zhangliang chromosome 9B, Zo_v1.1, whole genome shotgun sequence, the genomic window TGAAGTTGTTCTCCCTAAGCTCCGTCTTGCAAGTTATCCTAGAAAACAACTTGCTAAGAAGGGGAAGATGCCAGGTAAACTAATCTCTACTTCTTAGAAACCTAATTCGACCATGTTGGTTCAAGGAACTTTAGAGTTCTGATCAAGGGATAGGAGTTCTGATCTAAAGAACAAGAAGACCCGAGCGATTGAGAAGACTATCCaggtgaagaagacaaagaaaaataaaatagtcaAGTCTATCTCCTCTTCTTTAGGAGAGAAATCCTATGTTGTTGGTCCATCACAGGTTTAGGAGTTCCCCGTCAAACAAGGAGAACAAAGCTTGATGAGAGAATTAAGCCCAATGGTTGGAGCCTAATCCTCTTCACCAGCCCAAGCTTCCTGTCCCTTAGTTCACCTAATTTATTAGGACTTCTTTACCCCTCAATCTAATTGACTTACTAGTATTGGTACAGATTACATTAATAACttgattttgatatatgataactaggttaaagttagatatgttATTTATCTAACTATTTTACCAAGTGAGCAAGAGTTGACTGGTATGAGAGAtctgacactaggctgaaatccagataggtccgcGAGGCtcgatagctggtgtgaagtctagataggttcaCGGGGCTCGATATCTGacaagaagtccagttgggtctgtgggACTCGACAACCGGCCGAACTCTAGTTGGGTCTATGAACCTAAcaataggggtgtcaaaaatgaacccgacccgacgacccaacccgagtcgacccgaaaaaaatcgggttcgggttgggcattttcgggttcgggtcgggttcgggttggagggttggagagtaaaagagtctcgggttgggtcgggttgggttcgggttgacccgggttgacttaaatatagggttttgtgggtttttttggggttaaatcaaattttattttaaaaatttagatgtttttatgtatattaatatcatgtttgtatgataatgatggaatattgagataaaagtgaagaattatagggaaaatagcccaaaaaagtcgttttgaatcggattttcgggttatatgggtcgggttcgggttgatcgggttcgggttcgggttgaggtgttttgggttgaactcgggttcgggtcgggttcgggttgggttaaaaaaaaaaaaaaaaactcaacctgacccaacccgacccgacccactcgaattgacacccctacctAACAACTGGTGGGAAGACCTCGTGGGTCAGAGACAAGTCACTGgaagtggtaagtgaaggtaagcaactggaggagagatccagtaaggACATGCTTCCCGTTGAGGAAACTAtagacgtcgatccaacttaggtcaatttggaaaacctaagttaagatattgactagatcctgatttcgtggagacagaatctaattaatattcacattttatcatgttgtgctaactctattttgtagtgtaaaatatattttttgattgcttggactaaccttttcttgtaggTGGAAGATGGTGAAGAAAAGGATCCTAGCGCCCGGAAGGAGTCCGGGTGCCCAGAGCTAGTTCGAGTACTTGGATCAGGCTCGACAATGGGTGTCCAGGTGATTCGGGCACCCAAACTCCGTCCAGGCGTCCGGaacagaaaaatcatccataagtTGACATGGAGTGCGTCGATTGGCCGAGCCACAAGGTCTAGGTGCTTGGAGGGGTTCCAAGCGCCCAGAATGGATatatttaaaggccttcgacctAGAGCTTTAGAATAACAATTGCGACAAGTTTCCTTCTTGCTCAGTGCTCCGAAAAAGCTCCTGCGACATTGTGAAGCTCCTTTGACAGTCAACGACTCAGATTTTCTTTATTGTGATAACCTTATTTTTTTGTtcttgtacttatcttgtattttctaATAATTTGATTCCCTAAAAACTGTGACGTGTTTTAAACAAATAAGAATACTGTCAAATTAGCTTTTTTTTCTAATCATTTAACCTATGAACTGGaatcattatatttttttaattggctACTAATCTGAAAATGATTAAAATTTTGTAGGGAAGAAAAAACTAAAAATGATGTGTTTGATATAAGCGATTCCGAGGGGGATATATGCAGACGGGGATATCTGCTGACCCACTTTAAACCGGTTACATGACTTAATTTGAACTTAGAGTTGTGCTTAATATTCCCAAAATCTTAATTTTCACGACATAAAACTATGGTTTTATACTCAAAACCCACCTTCAGATGTAAGACTTGGTTTTACACGCAAACATAGTGTCGCTTGGACACGATTACTACGAGAAGGTTGTGATACACCACCTATCAAGTTATCAAGCTCTATGAGACTAATGAAGTTCCTCCGTGcatcaaaaatgaaaaaaaaacacacaaacaCACACATCAAATGATGGCTTGGTTTTGGTTGGAAATGATCGGTACAGGTCAAAGCTTGCAAGTGAAAGCAACAAAACTTATAATGCAGACATTGCTTCCAAGCATAACAAGCTCAACTTGATTCCTTTTCTTCCACTTTTTGTTGACCTAATCCATCAACCTCTCTTCCATTTTTCTTTTAGAGCAGAGAGAATTAGTCACACACGAACACTCGTAGTACTAAAGCGATAGACCTTACCTCTTCCAAAGAGCAGCAAGCAAGCAAGACAAGATTACTAGCCCACCTTGAGCAAGGCTCATCATCCTTGGAGTTCTTTTGCCTCATGTGAGTTAACTTTTCGCTCAAGAAGAACTCGCACAAATTCCACCTACAAAATCAATTTCCACTTCAAGGCATTGCATTGCATTGCAGCATCAGACGAAGTCGATATCAGCTGAACTACAGTCATCTAAGGTGAAGTAATATAAACCTCTAATAGGCCTCAATCAAACAACAACTCGTACTCATCCAACTATCGTCCCAAATCAAGATCCAAACTTAATTAATGTATTTGACAAACTgctcttaatctaattaatttagttgGCAAACTACTATTAGTTTCTAACAAAAAGAACAATAACCTGTATAATAATGTCTAGTTTCTcctaaaattttttgaaatttctcCACTTAATTTAAGTCTAATATAATTCATttcctatgattttttttttttttttgtagattcATCAGACAAATAGATTATGATGCCAACAAGGAGGATATGAGATAATCGACTTAATTACAATAGTTAATTACAAGAGGAAggagggggaggaggaggaggaaacaATTAAAGATGAGAGATGTCATTGGAGTGATCCATGCTGCTGCTTCGACCATCATCGAAATTCTTGGAGTAGCTATCGGCATCGTAGCCGAAGCTGAGTGGCTTGGGGTTGCAGCAGCACCGGATGCCCTTGCTCTCCCTCAGCAGCTTCTTGAGGAGGCCACGCCACCCGCGGCTCTGGTCAAGGACAGCCTCACCGTTTTCGTCACGGgggaggaggtggtggtggtAGAAGCGCGAGCGGCCATGTGGAAACCATGACGGTGAGGCCATGCATCTCACAATGGAGGAGGAGTGCGGTGGTGACTCCGTGTCCATGGCCAGAGATAGGTGGAGGTGGTTTCGGTGAGTGAAGGTTCACAAACAAGTAGAACAGAGCAGGGCAGGTCCCTATGCTACCAAGGTTATATATAATGGCCAGTTCAAAAGAACACTTTTCATATTCAATCTCCTTCATTATCTCTCATGCAGGCAGAAAAGGATCTACTAAAACTATTTAGTTTTACCAAATACGATAAGAATTATGAATAATCCTAATGAAAACATATTGAATTGTTATTGCTTCAAATTAACAACATTGAAGATTCCAACAATTATTGGGAGCTGAGAGCACAGCAATCAAAAAGTACTGTGTGCTCCAAATCACCAACACAAAGTTTTCATGTTGTCAATTCCTAGGCATAGTGTTTCTTCCCCCTATGTTAGGATTGACTCAGCAATACAAAATCCATAGGTGTAATCTTTCGCTAAATACTCAAATCACCAATTGAAGCATCCGAGGCTACATCAATCCAAGATACACAACAGAAGGAATTGTTCTATCTACAAACATCACCTTCACTAAGTGTGATATTTTGTTTTCTTCCCTGTTGGGCTTGAGGAGGACAATGACAACTCTAATTGAGAGCATTGTTCATTGAACAGGCTGATTCAGTGGTTCAATGCTAATttggtttatgttttttttttgtagggTTTTTTTTTCCGAAAGTTAAATTCACCTCTGTATTTGGTTTATGTCTAGTACTGATGAATTCACCTCTGTATAAGGCTGGTCATCACATGTGGCCAAGCAAATAGGCATTGGGAGGAAGTTGACAAGGAAGGAGACAGTGAATGATGTGGATTAGGGACCACGAACGTGTAGCTCTTCTATGA contains:
- the LOC122024979 gene encoding uncharacterized protein LOC122024979, giving the protein MDTESPPHSSSIVRCMASPSWFPHGRSRFYHHHLLPRDENGEAVLDQSRGWRGLLKKLLRESKGIRCCCNPKPLSFGYDADSYSKNFDDGRSSSMDHSNDISHL